From the Paracholeplasma morum genome, one window contains:
- a CDS encoding DEAD/DEAH box helicase yields the protein MITFKDLDLLPDVQKAIDQLEFTHPTEIQAASIPVVRAGKDMIGQAQTGTGKTFSFAIPIVEKIDLDNPNIQALILLPTRELSLQVYAEFLKLIRYSRKIRATVVYGGQSIDRQIRSLKDRPQIIIGTPGRIIDHMNRGTLNFSDLQMLVMDEADEMLKMGFQEDLETILKDTPRERQTVLFSATMPPFIKKVASSYQKDPVHIKIEAKTLTVEKIKQVYYEVKKDYKDDLLVRLLDFYHFRSIIIFANTKKGVDDLVSYLQNLGYNADALHGDLKQLQRDRVMNAFRNNQVKILVATDVAARGLDINDVEAIINYDIPQELEVYVHRIGRTGRAGKSGYAITLSNAWNRRRIKELEYFTKQPLELKEIPSIDDIHAVKIKGIYNQIVDMITAKRENRYEIVIQKLLSDGYDGIDIINALMTLTIDETEKVYREIPADVKPRREFDSKSNGRREQNGAPRRPQSSNGTSGSGRVRDFVEYEINFGKQDQIRAVSLIDLFKKEADLYSGNIGDITIGDTKTVFQLNRMASNRILQLAGKKYKNKAIKLRKL from the coding sequence TTGATTACATTTAAAGACTTAGATTTACTACCTGATGTTCAAAAGGCGATTGACCAATTAGAGTTCACGCATCCAACTGAAATTCAGGCAGCATCCATTCCAGTCGTAAGAGCTGGGAAAGATATGATTGGACAAGCGCAAACCGGGACAGGCAAGACATTTTCATTCGCGATTCCAATTGTAGAGAAAATTGATTTGGACAACCCAAATATTCAAGCGCTGATATTATTACCTACCAGAGAACTGTCTCTGCAAGTATATGCAGAGTTCTTAAAACTTATAAGATATTCGCGCAAAATCAGAGCTACCGTGGTTTACGGTGGACAGTCTATCGACAGACAAATTAGAAGTCTAAAAGATAGACCACAAATTATTATCGGAACACCTGGTCGTATTATCGATCACATGAACAGAGGCACATTGAACTTCAGTGATTTGCAAATGCTTGTTATGGATGAAGCCGATGAAATGCTTAAAATGGGCTTCCAAGAAGACTTAGAAACTATTTTAAAAGATACACCAAGAGAAAGACAGACTGTTTTATTCTCGGCTACTATGCCACCATTTATCAAAAAGGTTGCTTCAAGCTACCAAAAAGATCCAGTACACATTAAGATCGAAGCTAAGACATTAACCGTTGAAAAGATCAAACAAGTGTATTATGAAGTGAAAAAAGACTACAAAGATGACCTACTAGTCAGATTACTAGATTTTTATCATTTTAGATCGATTATCATTTTCGCTAATACCAAGAAAGGTGTCGACGATTTAGTCAGCTACCTTCAAAACCTTGGTTATAATGCTGATGCTTTACATGGAGATTTGAAACAACTTCAAAGAGACCGTGTAATGAACGCGTTTAGAAATAATCAAGTGAAAATCTTAGTTGCTACTGACGTTGCAGCACGTGGGCTTGACATCAATGATGTTGAAGCCATCATAAACTACGATATTCCACAAGAATTAGAAGTTTACGTTCACAGAATTGGTAGAACTGGACGTGCAGGGAAGAGCGGTTATGCAATCACTTTATCTAATGCATGGAACAGACGCAGAATCAAAGAACTTGAGTACTTCACAAAACAGCCGCTAGAATTGAAGGAAATTCCTTCAATCGACGATATTCATGCAGTGAAAATCAAAGGTATTTACAATCAAATCGTAGATATGATTACTGCAAAACGTGAAAATCGTTATGAAATAGTAATTCAAAAGCTATTATCCGATGGATACGATGGCATTGACATCATCAATGCGTTAATGACTTTAACGATTGATGAAACTGAAAAAGTTTACCGTGAAATTCCAGCAGATGTTAAGCCAAGACGTGAATTTGATTCTAAATCCAATGGACGTAGAGAGCAAAATGGTGCACCAAGAAGACCACAATCTTCAAATGGAACCTCAGGAAGTGGAAGAGTACGCGACTTTGTCGAATATGAAATCAACTTCGGTAAGCAAGATCAAATTAGAGCAGTTAGTCTAATTGATTTATTCAAGAAAGAAGCCGACTTATACTCAGGAAATATTGGCGATATCACGATTGGAGATACTAAAACAGTATTCCAATTAAACAGAATGGCTTCGAATAGAATCCTTCAGTTAGCTGGTAAAAAGTATAAAAACAAAGCAATCAAACTACGTAAACTATAA
- the galU gene encoding UTP--glucose-1-phosphate uridylyltransferase GalU yields MIKKAVIPAAGYGTRFLPATKALAKEMFPIIDTPTIQYIVEEAIASGIEEILIIVSANKNAIMDHFDRNLELEGILKEKNKTEELNIVTRVSNLANIHYIRQKEQLGLGHAVLCAKAFIGNEPFALLLGDDLYVGNEKPVLRQLIDKYDQYGGSFLGTLEVDLQDTSKYGICKPESVLEPGLSLLSSVVEKPKPEVAPSRSAIGGRYVLSPTIFKYLENQERGAGGEIQLTDAIKRMMTEEKVFSYDVDGKRYDIGSRIGYIEATLDFGLKRDDVRPQVIELLNKKLKELDQK; encoded by the coding sequence TTCCAGCTGCAGGGTATGGCACAAGATTTTTACCTGCAACAAAAGCATTAGCAAAAGAAATGTTTCCAATTATTGATACCCCTACAATCCAATATATTGTAGAAGAAGCCATTGCTTCAGGTATTGAAGAAATTTTGATTATTGTTAGTGCTAATAAAAATGCCATTATGGATCACTTTGATCGCAACTTAGAATTAGAAGGCATCTTAAAAGAAAAAAACAAAACTGAGGAACTCAATATTGTCACAAGAGTATCTAATTTGGCTAATATTCACTATATTCGTCAAAAAGAACAACTGGGCTTAGGCCATGCGGTATTGTGTGCTAAAGCATTCATCGGTAATGAACCATTCGCACTCCTTTTAGGAGACGATTTGTATGTAGGCAATGAAAAACCCGTACTACGACAATTAATCGATAAATATGACCAATATGGCGGATCTTTCTTGGGAACGCTGGAAGTGGATTTACAAGATACCTCTAAATACGGTATATGTAAGCCAGAATCTGTGTTAGAACCAGGTTTATCACTATTAAGCAGTGTTGTTGAAAAACCAAAACCTGAAGTAGCTCCATCAAGAAGTGCAATCGGTGGGAGATATGTCTTATCACCAACGATATTTAAATACTTGGAGAACCAAGAACGTGGAGCTGGTGGAGAAATACAACTGACTGATGCAATAAAACGTATGATGACTGAAGAAAAGGTGTTTTCATACGATGTTGATGGTAAACGTTATGATATCGGATCGAGAATCGGATACATCGAAGCTACACTGGATTTTGGGTTGAAACGTGATGACGTTAGACCACAGGTTATTGAACTACTAAACAAGAAACTTAAAGAGTTAGATCAAAAGTAG